In Oncorhynchus clarkii lewisi isolate Uvic-CL-2024 chromosome 16, UVic_Ocla_1.0, whole genome shotgun sequence, one genomic interval encodes:
- the LOC139367759 gene encoding nuclear factor 7, brain-like, with protein sequence MASTAYVEELTCSVCLPLFTDPVSLSCGHSFCRQCFTNFRRTQNLCPHCRARISTAEGNLSTNHILKSLADKAKEEPVRDEKTRGTEWLCPDHDEKLKLFCETDQQLVCVICRDGEKHDGHKFKPIKEAASARRRELDEALQFLTSDNSSVEHLAKQQEKEMTKTKTKSCQLRTQISSQFEEMHQFLKKREDQIKNELQEKEEKTLTKMRGNLESMELILSERKVKEVMMKSAQNIPDSEGFLQWWNEQGLSEVEALKNRDMPPPELHGEDTTETQGATKERPYKSRVDDLKVTPVSVSLGPYESDLKVTPVSLSLGPYESHLQFFVWKEMLQVINPLPERLTLQTVSQKLTLQ encoded by the exons ATGGCGTCTACAGCGTACGTAGAGGAACTAACCTGttctgtgtgtctccctctcttcactgATCCAGTCAGCCTCTCCTGTGGTCACTCATTTTGTCGACAATGTTTTACAAACTTTCGGAGAACACAGAATCTGTGTCCTCATTGCCGGGCTAGAATCTCAACAGCTGAGGGAAATCTCTCAACCAATCACATTCTGAAGAGCTTGGCCGACAAAGCTAAAGAGGAACCAGTACGCGACGAGAAGACAAGG GGGACAGAGTGGTTGTGTCCAGACCATGACGAGAAACTGAAACTATTCTGTGAGACAGACCAACAGTTGGTTTGCGTCATATGCCGGGACGGAGAGAAGCATGACGGGCATAAGTTTAAACCTATCAAAGAGGCAGCCTCAGCTAGGAGGAGGGAACTAGATGAGGCCCTTCAGTTCCTCACTAGTGACAACAGCTCCGTGGAGCACCTGGCCAAACAACAGGAAAAAGAGATGACAAAAACCAAGACTAAGTCCTGTCAGCTGAGGACTCAAATCAGCAGCCAGTTTGAAGAGATGCACCAGTTTCTGAAGAAGAGGGAAGATCAGATAAAGAATGAGTTgcaggagaaagaagagaagacCTTGACGAAGATGAGAGGGAATTTAGAGAGTATGGAGTTGATACTGTCAGAGAGGAAAGTGAAGGAGGTGATGATGAAATCTGCTCAGAACATCCCGGACAGTGAGGGTTTCCTACAGTGGTGGAATGAACAGGGCCTGTCTGAGGTGGAGGCACTAAAGAACAGGGACATGCCACCACCAGAACTTCATGGGGAGGACACGACTGAGACGCAAGGAGCCACCAAGGAGCGTCCATACAAGTCCAGGGTGGAtgacctaaag gtgacacctgtctccgtctctctggggccctatgagtctgacctaaaggtgacacctgtctccctctctctggggccctatgagtctcACCTGCAGTTCTTTGTGTGGAAGGAGATGCTGCAGGTAATCAATCCTCTACCAGAGAGACTAACACTACAAACAGTGAGTCAGAAACTGACTCTCCAATGA